One stretch of Astatotilapia calliptera chromosome 3, fAstCal1.2, whole genome shotgun sequence DNA includes these proteins:
- the LOC113015052 gene encoding uncharacterized protein LOC113015052 — protein sequence MTLRGLSTKELLKRLMEEGIDVSDDEAQRFRDNDVDGETVDCGLTETMVAYLFDKSFKKQLKFRDFTNRYKEVIITLQPVDPFEGTVEGPVSQANQSSIPSCHRLPAVISVPKFPQDVQSRLDLKEPVQKEQKYRNKIIGTLYEMLSQYTMYPTHSDYIQVIKALIVKYPFLRDVHRNGYDTWHSQLKRKFKAERAPLISNEEVNRVKEKFGRTQKHRTTEESSSSCLKRLKPSLMQPPLMIISRC from the exons ATGACTCTCAGGGGGTTATCGACGAAGGAGCTCCTTAAAAGGTTGATGGAAGAAGGCATTGATGTGTCAGACGACGAGGCGCAAAGATTTAGAG ATAACGATGTAGATGGAGAGACGGTAGACTGTGGACTCACTGAGACCATGGTTGCATATCTTTTTGACAAGTCTttcaaaaagcagctgaagttcAGAGACTTCACAAATCGCTACAAGGAAGTCATCATCACTTTACAACCGGTCGACCCATTTGAAGGTACAGTTGAAGGTCCAGTGTCCCAAGCAAACCAGAG TTCTATACCTTCTTGCCATAGACTGCCTGCAGTTATTTCCGTTCCAAAATTCCCACAAGATGTCCAGAGTCGCTTGGATCTCAAAGAACCAGTCCAGAAAGAACAGAAGTACCGAAACAAAATAATTGGGActctttatgaaatgctgtcacAGTACACAAT GTACCCAACCCACTCAGACTACATCCAGGTAATCAAAGCCCTGATTGTGAAGTATCCTTTCTTAAGAGATGTACACAGAAATGGTTAT GACACCTGGCACAGCCAACTCAAGAGAAAGTTCAAAGCAGAACGGGCTCCCCTAATCAGCAACGAAGAAGTGAACCGGGTTAAAGAAAAGTTTGGACGCACGCAGAAACATCGGACCACAGAGGAATCCAGCAGCTCCTGTCTGAAGAGACTGAAGCCCTCTCTC ATGCAGCCTCCGTTGATGATCATATCAAGGTGCTAA